The Lactuca sativa cultivar Salinas chromosome 2, Lsat_Salinas_v11, whole genome shotgun sequence genome includes a window with the following:
- the LOC111893804 gene encoding delta(14)-sterol reductase: MDFTSLIISFIPSWTSVGLLLGFFSYLGIAGSILPGKLIPGANLSDGTRLHYRCNGMLSLLLLVGLLIIGAWMDYVSLTAISDRGLELLSTTFIFSVIVTLLLYVAGCKSKDQSASLKPHITGNILDDWWFGIQLNPSFMGVDLKFFFVRAGMMGWLLINLSVLAKSIQDANLSQSMILYQLFCVIYIMDYFFYEEYMTSTWDIIAERLGFMLVFGDLVWIPFTFSIQGWWLLSNKVELTTAAMIANCCVFVIGYLVFRGANKQKHDFKKNPKALIWGRPPKVVGGKLLVSGYWGIARHCNYLGDLLLALSFSLPCGISSPVPYFYPIYLLILLIWRERRDESRCAHKYKEVWAEYRKAVPWRILPYVY; encoded by the exons ATGGACTTCACTTCACTTATCATCTCCTTCATTCCCTCATGGACTTCT GTTGGTTTATTATTGGGATTCTTTAGTTACTTGGGCATTGCTGGATCTATTTTACCTGGAAAGCTTATTCCTGGAGCGAATCTATCTGATGGAACTAGACTTCATTATCGCTGTAATG GAATGCTATCACTTCTTTTGCTGGTTGGACTACTTATCATTGGAGCTTGGATGGATTATGTATCACTCACT GCAATATCAGACCGAGGGCTTGAGCTCTTATCAACAACTTTTATCTTCAGTGTTATT GTCACATTGTTACTTTATGTTGCTGGATGCAAATCTAAAGATCAAAGTGCATCTCTAAAGCCTCACATCACTGGAAACATACTTGATGACTG GTGGTTTGGGATACAGTTGAATCCAAGCTTCATGGGTGTTGACCTCAA ATTTTTCTTTGTGAGAGCTGGAATGATGGGGTGGCTTCTCATTAATCTTTCAGTTCTTGCAAAATCTATCCAAGATGCTAACTTGAGCCAATCAATGATCCTCTACCAGCTTTTTTGTGTG ATATACATCATGGATTACTTCTTTTATGAGGAATACATGACATCCAC atGGGATATAATTGCAGAGAGGCTAGGATTCATGCTAGTATTTGGAGATCTAGTGTGGATTCCCTTCACATTTAGCATTCAG GGTTGGTGGCTTTTGAGTAATAAGGTGGAGTTAACAACAGCTGCAATGATTGCAAATTGCTGTGTGTTTGTGATTGG GTATCTGGTTTTTAGAGGAGCTAATAAGCAAAAACATGACTTTAAGAAGAATCCAAAAGCATTGATATGGGGTAGGCCTCCAAAAGTTGTTGGAGGGAAATTACTGGTTTCTGGTTATTG GGGAATAGCAAGGCACTGCAATTACCTTGGAGATCTGTTATTGGCCCTATCCTTCAGCTTACCCTGTGGGATCAG TTCTCCAGTTCCATATTTTTATCCAATTTATCTTCTGATTCTGCTGATCTGGCGAGAGAGAAGAGACGAATCCAGATGTGCACACAAATACAAAGAGGTCTGGGCAGAATATCGCAAGGCTGTTCCATGGAGAATTCTACCATATGTTTACTAG